The Micromonospora krabiensis genome window below encodes:
- a CDS encoding NADH-quinone oxidoreductase subunit M, translated as MSNFPFLSVLTVAPLVGALVVALLPRHRPELAKQVAFVWSLLVLVLSVVMWITFKVGGDRFQFRESYPWIPNWGVNFTFAADGIALVMLMLIAVLVPLVILASWHDAESSKRSVPVYFALLLVLECTMIGVFAAADVFLFYVFFEVMLVPMYFLIGSYGGHQRQYAAVKFFLYSLVGGLFMLAAVIGLWVVGGKTFDWQALSQVDISTGTERWLFLGFFLAFAIKAPFFPFHTWLPDAGGAAPAGAAALLVGVLDKVGTFGILRYCLPLFPDAAKWFAPWALALGLIGIIYAALLAVGQNDLKRLVSYTSIAHFGFIGVGIFAFTTQAGTGAVLYMVNHGLATGLLFLVVGMLIARRGSALISDFGGAGKLVPVLAGVLFFAGLASLALPGTAPFISEFLVLIGTFTVNKPVAIIATLGIILAAAYVLWMVQRTTQGTLNPALTEVDGMRRDLNLREKVVVAPLIALIVLLGFYPKPVTDVINPAVQATMDDIGRTDPAPSVGTVQEAAK; from the coding sequence ATGTCCAACTTCCCGTTCCTCTCGGTGCTGACCGTGGCGCCGCTGGTGGGCGCCCTGGTGGTGGCGCTCCTGCCACGCCACCGGCCGGAGCTGGCCAAGCAGGTGGCGTTCGTCTGGTCGCTGCTGGTCCTGGTGCTCTCGGTGGTCATGTGGATCACCTTCAAGGTCGGCGGTGACCGCTTCCAGTTCCGCGAGTCCTACCCGTGGATCCCGAACTGGGGCGTCAACTTCACCTTCGCCGCCGACGGCATCGCGCTGGTCATGCTGATGCTGATCGCGGTGCTGGTGCCGCTGGTGATCCTGGCGTCCTGGCACGACGCTGAGTCGTCGAAGCGGTCGGTGCCGGTCTACTTCGCGCTGCTGCTCGTCCTCGAGTGCACGATGATCGGCGTCTTCGCGGCCGCCGACGTCTTCCTGTTCTACGTGTTCTTCGAGGTCATGCTGGTGCCGATGTACTTCCTCATCGGCAGCTACGGCGGCCACCAGCGGCAGTACGCGGCCGTGAAGTTCTTCCTCTACTCGCTGGTCGGCGGCCTGTTCATGCTCGCCGCGGTGATCGGCCTCTGGGTCGTCGGCGGAAAGACGTTCGACTGGCAGGCGCTGTCCCAGGTGGACATCTCCACCGGGACCGAGCGCTGGCTCTTCCTCGGCTTCTTCCTCGCGTTCGCGATCAAGGCGCCGTTCTTCCCGTTCCACACCTGGCTGCCGGACGCCGGTGGCGCCGCCCCCGCCGGTGCGGCGGCGTTGCTGGTGGGCGTGCTCGACAAGGTCGGCACGTTCGGCATCCTGCGGTACTGCCTGCCGCTCTTCCCGGACGCGGCCAAGTGGTTCGCCCCCTGGGCGCTGGCGCTCGGCCTGATCGGCATCATCTACGCCGCGCTGCTGGCGGTCGGCCAGAACGACCTGAAGCGGCTGGTGTCCTACACCTCGATCGCCCACTTCGGGTTCATCGGCGTCGGCATCTTCGCCTTCACCACCCAGGCCGGTACGGGCGCCGTGCTCTACATGGTCAACCACGGTCTCGCCACCGGCCTGCTGTTCCTGGTGGTGGGCATGCTGATCGCCCGCCGGGGCTCGGCGCTGATCAGCGACTTCGGCGGCGCCGGCAAGCTGGTCCCGGTGCTGGCCGGGGTGCTCTTCTTCGCCGGTCTCGCCTCGCTGGCGCTGCCCGGCACCGCGCCCTTCATCTCCGAGTTCCTGGTGCTGATCGGCACGTTCACGGTGAACAAGCCGGTCGCGATCATCGCGACGCTCGGCATCATCCTCGCCGCCGCGTACGTGCTGTGGATGGTGCAGCGCACCACCCAGGGAACGCTCAACCCGGCGCTCACCGAGGTCGACGGGATGCGTCGTGACCTCAACCTGCGCGAGAAGGTCGTGGTCGCACCCCTGATCGCGCTGATCGTGCTGCTCGGCTTCTACCCGAAGCCGGTCACCGACGTGATCAACCCCGCCGTCCAGGCGACCATGGACGACATCGGCAGGACCGACCCCGCCCCGTCGGTGGGCACCGTCCAGGAGGCCGCGAAATGA